From one Candidatus Binataceae bacterium genomic stretch:
- the nadC gene encoding carboxylating nicotinate-nucleotide diphosphorylase encodes MNLFNQLEWLNVNALLRNALEEDLGQGDITTAATVAPGQRGRADIIVKEAPHIVFCGGLLLAEIFRLSGAEPEIPACAHEGTVLERGETAAVIEGRLGGLLIGERTALNLVQLMSGIATMTRRYVDAVVGTGARIIDTRKTHPGLRMIEKYAVRAGGGFNHRFGLDSGVLIKENHIAAAGSVTAAFKGARKLAPHTMRIEIECETLAQVEEALAAGADSILLDNMTLDDVRRARAMAPAGRVLLEVSGGVTLEGVRAIAETGIDLISVGALTHSAPAVDLSMLIKPQ; translated from the coding sequence GTGAACCTGTTCAATCAGCTCGAATGGCTCAACGTAAACGCGTTGCTCAGAAACGCGCTGGAGGAAGACCTCGGCCAGGGCGACATCACGACTGCGGCGACCGTGGCGCCGGGCCAGCGCGGGCGCGCGGATATCATCGTCAAGGAGGCGCCACACATCGTGTTTTGCGGCGGCCTGCTGCTGGCCGAGATCTTTCGCCTGTCCGGCGCGGAGCCCGAGATTCCGGCGTGCGCGCATGAAGGCACGGTTCTCGAGCGCGGCGAGACCGCGGCAGTAATCGAAGGCCGCCTGGGCGGCCTGCTGATCGGCGAGCGCACGGCGCTCAACCTGGTGCAACTGATGTCGGGGATTGCGACGATGACCCGGCGCTACGTCGACGCCGTGGTCGGCACCGGCGCGCGTATCATCGACACTCGCAAGACCCATCCGGGGCTCCGCATGATCGAAAAGTACGCGGTGCGCGCCGGCGGCGGATTTAACCATCGTTTCGGCCTCGATAGCGGAGTTTTGATCAAGGAGAACCATATCGCGGCCGCTGGCTCGGTGACCGCGGCGTTCAAGGGCGCGCGCAAGCTCGCGCCGCACACGATGCGAATCGAGATCGAATGCGAGACGCTGGCCCAGGTCGAAGAGGCGCTCGCGGCCGGCGCCGATTCGATCCTGCTCGACAACATGACGCTCGACGACGTGCGCCGGGCGCGTGCGATGGCTCCGGCCGGGCGCGTGCTGCTCGAAGTGTCCGGCGGCGTGACGCTCGAGGGCGTGCGCGCGATTGCGGAGACCGGCATTGACCTGATCTCCGTCGGCGCGCTGACCCATTCTGCGCCCGCCGTCGATCTGAGCATGCTGATAAAGCCACAGTAG
- a CDS encoding biotin--[acetyl-CoA-carboxylase] ligase, translated as MTENPYRRAEAGRPSETIGWRVHYFEELETTQRTAAEMAARGALHGEVVIAERQTAGRGRMGRTWHSPPGVNFYGTFILRPEMPVAEAALLSLVAGVAVAETMELVAPRIVALKWPNDVWLGGRKAGGMIAEAVTDSHHRLACVLLGIGLNLNLAPEDIPEELRSRATSVMAATGRPCDRIELAGELFSRLDSRYMETMRGGFAAVRPAWERYSALTGRQVTVVDGQSRIGGTVRGIGPDGALLLEARGELIRVLAGDVTIEGAYD; from the coding sequence ATGACCGAGAATCCCTACCGCCGAGCTGAAGCCGGTCGCCCCTCGGAAACCATCGGATGGCGCGTCCACTATTTCGAGGAGCTGGAAACGACGCAGCGGACCGCGGCTGAAATGGCGGCACGCGGCGCGCTTCACGGCGAGGTCGTAATCGCCGAGCGGCAGACGGCGGGGCGGGGACGGATGGGCCGGACGTGGCACTCTCCGCCCGGCGTCAACTTCTACGGCACCTTCATCCTGCGCCCCGAGATGCCGGTCGCCGAGGCCGCGCTGCTGAGCCTGGTCGCCGGGGTCGCGGTGGCAGAGACGATGGAACTGGTCGCGCCGCGAATCGTGGCGCTTAAGTGGCCCAACGACGTATGGCTTGGCGGACGCAAGGCCGGCGGGATGATCGCGGAGGCGGTGACGGATTCGCATCATCGACTGGCCTGCGTGCTGCTCGGGATCGGTCTCAATCTCAACCTGGCGCCGGAGGATATCCCGGAGGAACTGCGCAGCCGCGCAACTTCCGTGATGGCGGCGACCGGACGGCCATGCGACCGGATCGAGCTTGCCGGCGAGCTTTTTTCCAGACTTGACTCTCGCTATATGGAAACTATGAGGGGCGGGTTCGCCGCCGTACGCCCCGCCTGGGAGCGTTATTCGGCGCTCACCGGACGGCAGGTCACGGTGGTCGATGGACAAAGCCGTATCGGCGGGACCGTGCGGGGAATCGGTCCCGACGGAGCGCTGCTGCTGGAAGCCCGGGGAGAACTCATCCGCGTGCTCGCTGGTGACGTGACTATCGAAGGCGCATACGATTGA